TCATAAATATCTCCTCCTCATAAGTATTCATTAAGATTATTGCCCCCAATCGCTCCTCCTATACTTCCCGTTTAAAATATTCGGTTATTACAGTGGTTTTTTCCGGCAGCACCTCCGCCAGTCCCGGCCCCAAGGTGTAATATTCTTCGAAACCCTCTCCGACCACCATCATCACACCTTCCCTGAGGGCTATGATTTCCGGGGCATGGCGGGGGAGTACGCCGTAGTTGCCTTCGAGTCCGGGCAAAATCAGCTTTAAAACTTCAAGCC
The DNA window shown above is from Thermosediminibacter oceani DSM 16646 and carries:
- a CDS encoding F0F1 ATP synthase subunit epsilon; this translates as MTFRLTVLSPENSLGLEVLKLILPGLEGNYGVLPRHAPEIIALREGVMMVVGEGFEEYYTLGPGLAEVLPEKTTVITEYFKREV